TCTGGACAAGACTGGATGAATAGATGTTAGTTTTTGGAAACAAACAATAATCAGTAATCATAGTCTGAGGAAATGGCCCTTTGAATGAAAGAAACTGAACACTGCCTGTGTTATAGTCAATTATTTTATATGTTGGGAGGCTCAGTCAGAATAAAACGATTTCTGTTGTCTGAGATAAGCATGTGGTGATTGGTTTTCATATGTGGCGCTGACAAATAGAACACAAATTCGTTTTAAAAAACGTGAAACGTGCATGGCTGTAAAGGTAAGCATCTTTGCATGGCTGGTCCACCTTAAGATACAAtacacacagaattttttttattttttttttattttgaagagcTGTCTTTAGACATGCCAAGCTAGAGAAATGTACACAAAATAAAGGCTTGTCACAACAGATGTTCCAGATGCGACCCTGTGTCAGATGATTACCagttctcttttatttttattttttctttaaccaTACAGTGTGCTGTTTTACTGAGCCTTTAGTTAACTGTCTGAATAGAAATGTCCATGTGCTATGAATTACACCCTTACAGGCTTTCAACATGGGCTGATATATAAATCAATATTTGTAcaataaaatgtacttaaaatatggttacttttttttactgatgTATCTAATCAGTTGATTCATTGTCCTAATTCGTCAACAAAAGAGAGTTGGACATGGCAGGAGACCTAAATATACAGTTAACTGGAAAAACTGGATCAACATTAGCTTGGCATAAAGCAATGttgttcataaaataaaatagaatgtaGTGTATTTTTGCGCTGGTGGCTGGGAGTCCTCGCTAGAAAGGGTTAAAAACAAGAAGGTTCAAAGGTggattttgttttatattcattGCCTTTACAGTGTCGATATTATCTCCCCGCGTTATGAGATCGTTATGAGCCACTTTTATCTGCCTTTGCATTGAAATGCTTTTGTTCCcgtttaaaaagaataaaaaatataaataaaatgtgcttATTTTGTCTAGTTAATTAAAATATTGGATTtaaatttgacactttttttttttttacaaaagcctattttgcatttgtttatgGTTATTTTCAATTCTAACACGTGCATTAAATCaatgttgtttaattatttactgcgtacaatttaacaattatcttttaaaatgaattatattagGATCTTATGTATCTTGAATCatacacttttattatttatctattttattattattttttttaattttaatagcaagtGTTGACTTCATGACATTGTAGCCTAATGTCGAACTCGTGTGTTTTACACATAATTACTCaaatctgtcagtgtgtgtgtgtgttttcgaaGCGCAGGTATTTCCTCTGGGATCAAACAGTGTTTTCATGCTGAACTTCTCACGCATCATGTTTGActtcaaagacgggcacagattTCGGTGCATTCAGCTCATAAATGATGAGCATTTTTAGAAGCGGTCATTGTTGGAAACAGCCGTCAGTCATCATTCATGGACGCAGGTACACAGGCTGCGCGACCGCGGGCCCCAGTCGGCCCCTCTCATCAAGGCGAAGCGCTACCAGAGAAAACACAGATGGGTAGACCCCTGACGGAAGAGCCATGGGTCCGGGTGTCCCTGCCTTCCTGATGGGCCAAACTCATTACCTCTAGCCGGGAATAGGCTCACGCGAAGGGAGGCCCAATCCTCCAAACGGGGCTCTTCCGGCCCCAAATGTACTAAAGCAGGGAAATAACATGGGCGCTTCACTTGACAATGGACGGATTGTTAAAAGATTTAATTACAAGGATGAATATAGACAGTCTTTATGAAAAACTAGCTATCTTTTTGATTAGGAGTTTGAAGCAAGTGTTATGAATTATTTGGATAGTAGGCTATGGtatgctaaatatatattttaaatgatttaaatgtataagtaaataaacaataacaatatattttgtatattatcaGATTTGTAATTTATTCGTTTTAAAAAGGGTAGGGTGAAGTCAGCTAAAATGGGCCACGTTTTGGTAAATTACTTCAATCAAATAAGCTATTCATGAGATCTatgctaataatattttttttataaattagcaTGGGTCTCTTTAATATTAAGCATGCATACgtaaaaacaatgaaaatctcgttcgggtttttatttattttattattataatctcagttcagtttttcagttttaatcagGTATTAAGGCAGGGCGGTTTAAACTGCGTTGCTGGTCCCAGTGCATCGAGTTGTTAccacaaacaaaaaattatacgACCAATTAGTCGTCGCTCAAATGGCTGGAAACATTGTTTAACCTTTGATACTTCAGAAAGTCGTTAGCTGTCAGAGGTCAAATGGCGTGCAAGCGTTTCTTTCCCGCATGGGATTACCTAAATCACGCCGCAGAGAAACAGCAGAGTAGACGCTGCCTCACATCACGCGCATTTCTGTAGTAGGCTAATCTATTTCAATAACGGCTCACTTTCATTTACAGTCTTTATGTAAGTGAGAATTACATCTATAACCTATCTACTTTGTGCATTtcgtttcttttttaaataacatttaaatttctCTCTGGTGCATTTATTCTGAGTAAATTATAaactaagtaaataaaaaaaagtaaaccatATATCCGTTTGTGTGTAATTTAGCAATATTCAAACATTTCTTTGCCATTAAGTCAGTCGTTTTAAAAATAGGTATTTTACTTTCTCTTTTCCCCCAGGTTGAAATAGGCCCAGTCTGACAACAATATCATCTATTCCATAATGCATCAATAATTTCTTTCCAAATCAAACATATTTGGAGTTCTGAGGAGAATGGGAGTTGGATTTCCTCCAAGTAAGGATAGAATTAGATAAAGCTTGTGGTAAAACTGGACAAGAATTGCAAAGGGTAATGGAACATGTTTAAaggtaaaatatttaatgtttattttacaagTTCAGCACAGTCattctgttcatttatttatttgaattgctGTAGGTCAGTGCCATGTTACAAGCTTCAGGGACCTGCTTAAGGTGGtctagcataaaaaaaaaattattctcaaccaggaaaaaaaaacatttcagggcATTTCAGCACCTTCAAAACAGCGCAGCATGCAAATATGCCATCTATCTAGAAGCTCAATGGCTCAAGggtaatatataatttatggctttttaaaagcaaaaacaaaaagtgcATCCAACACAAAAGTTAATTTCCAGTCCGTGATAATGCATTATTTGTCTAAAGAAGTCTTTGTCCTTCTCGTTACTCCAAACACTAGTTATACTGCAGTTTCCAGGTGCCCTTCCACTGAGTTCACAGGATGTCCAGAGCTCATGTTAGATCCACAGGGCTCATCCTAATGATCCACAAGGACATTTGTGACATTTCTCCCTTCAATAAATATGACAGCTTCTCTTTCCAAAGGTTAGAAGCCACTGCAAAAGATGCGCCCAACCCAAAACTCAACATGTTTCATGAGTCTGGGACACAAAGGTATGTGTTTTTTTCTCAGTATGTTTTGTCCTGTGAGGCTCTTGCCCAATTTGGGGTGCTGATTGAGTCATTATCTGGGTGCGTAGTCGTAATTAGTCGGCGCACTTGTTGCAGAGTACATGTTGGCTGCGGCCGGGTTCATGTGAGGGTGGTAACCGTGGCCTCTAATGCTCGGTGAGGGATATGGGGATGGCCTGGTTTTGGCTCCCAGGTAGTGTTCATAGGTGGTTGGGTACTTGTATGGATGATGGTGCAAGGTGTCTGGGGGTTGTGGGTGTCCGTCAAGGCGTAGTTCATGTGGTGGGCTGCGATGGCCGGCTGTGAGTGGCACAGTGTGTAGGCCGCCAAGGACCGGAAGGGCTGGGCTGAGGACTCGGGACATCAGTTGGTGAGTGGGGTCGGAATGGAGGGAGGTGCTGCTGGGGTCACGCTCATATTCTCGCCTGCTGTCTTCTGTGTTCAGGGCAAAAAAGAAAGAGTGTAAGCTTGTAAGGCAATACACTACAGgcaaaaacatcattttttttgttttgttttttcatgcatttttaaggCTATTTGGCTTTTCGTAACATGTTGTTTCTGACTATTGTAAAGAAAACATCTCAAAATCACTATTTgttttttggggtggggggggggactCTTATCTATCTGTGTCAATGgatttcagtttcattttgtatatttaaagGCCTTttctcaaattattattattttttttctgagacaGGAATCTCTACTTCAGTAGCACCAAAACAGTTTTCCaagtctacactgtaaaaaatgacattttacttCATTGTTTAGTTCATTTTCATTGTaactgtgaaatttactagcaatttgtgagtgaaaattgtttctacaccaaacTATTTTCAGCATATATTCTGAATGTTTTTTCATGTCtgttgacagaatttttttttttgatttgtggTGTGATAAAAAGAAATCTATCCAAATCCCCTTTTGTAAAAACCTTTAACTCTATTATGTGAACAAAATTAGACAGTATACAAAGTTCTGTTCTGGACATGTATCAAATTATATCACATTTTATGAGGTCAAAAAACAAAATGCGAATGTAAGCAATTTCTTaaacttgtaatacaaacaaTTTTTGTTATTCTTATTGTAATCAGTCAACCGGAGAAGTATGGTGATATCTATTAGTATATTTTTCACCCTATTCACCTGCGGTCTCTTGCCTTAAAATATGATGTGGTGCAAGATATAACCAGGTTTGAGTCATAGTGGATATGttatttttaggattattttGCACAATCCAACTGTTGATTAGAGGCTTGTTTGTGTACAGATGCACAGATTTGAATGGCTCTTTACCAAATGTAGGTAGCCCTGAAAATGAGCTCAGGGACCTGAACTTTAAAGATAAAGTGGTGTAATTTAGTTAGTTTGTGAAATGAGATGTACTGTGGTTGATTGGCAGGATAAGTCATAAATGTCCTTCAGACAAAGAGGCGAATTCTCACAGGAAATCGTTTTACACAGAGCGCAGGACTGAAAAATCTGAGTCTGAGCATGTCCTCCGGGCATGCAGCTGTTCAAACCTTTGTGTATTGAAATTTGCAGCGCTCAACTAGACAAATGTAACTGTTTTGGCCAGTGGAACATAGATGTTGAGAAACCAAACAGACTGGAGCCATTACTGGACTGAAAATCCTAACTGCCTTTATTTGGGCCTGTTGCTCATTTCTAGTGAATTGGCTTTTACACGGTAATCACAGCTGAATACAGTTTAGTGTTTATGAATGTGAATGTACATTCCTGTACAGACTGTTTGATCCATAATAGATTTAGATGTGTAATAGGCACACAATATTATCCATACACCAAATGTGACCATTTGTCTTGTCATTTTGAAGAAATGTTCATTTGtaaacaaagaatattgttttaaaacactttttttgttgcTAAATGAGATTTTGTTAGCTGTGTTTTATACAGACCCTTCTCTGTGCCGTTCTGCTGTGGGGGAGAGGACATGGGGTTCCTGGTTCGAGCAAATGCACTCATGATTTGCAGCGAGCCTGGCCTGTGATTCCTGGGCCTGAAAAGCAGGCAAGATAAAATCAGTGACATGCACTGGAATGCATTGTTTTAGGCTGTCTGAATGAGTGCAATGTCTGGTAGAATTctagcaaaaataaaaatctttcatCTGAATCATTTTGGCATTttatacacatacaaaaaaataatatatatataatatatatatatatatatatatatatatatatatatatatatatataatggtaaaCAGTAAAAAATGCTTTAGAAGTGAAAAGAAagttatatatgtataatttactcCATAAAAATGTTCATTGTATTTAACAAGGcaataacacacatacacatacattcaTCACTATTTTTATGATAAAGTTAgcgaaaacatacaaataaactagcttaaaatacaattttgctacaaatttttaatttaatacctTTCTGTATGTTTGCTATTTAGTAATGGATTTGAGAGTTACCCTTATAatatttccaatacatttgttttATCTTAGTTAAACATAAGCAAAAAAATGAAAAGCTCACCAGTCCTCCGGATCACAGTCTCTGAAGCCCTTGGCAAACGGGTTGCTGGCGATTTTCAGTTGTGTTATCTGAGAGGAAGAGAGTAAAAACGTGAAAAAATGAACATATTCGGGTATTGACCTCCaatattgttcatttatttttattcagacaATGAAATTTGTTTATACAGGTAATCATTTCTCAAAGTCCTTTCCAGAGCTTGTGTTAGTATAAggcgttttttaaattgtaaactcATTTTTCTGCCATGTTACGCTTCAATTAATCGCGTAAACAACAATGTTAACGAATGTGCGGTGTTCCTGAAAGGGCGTAGACACTCGACGACtgtatttatattaacaataacacatttcaacatttatttggaCACAGATTGGAAACTATTTATGTTAAATATGAACACGCGAGCTCGATGGAAAAGCGCTCGATGAAGATGTGTGCGTGATTTTCCGGAAAGAGttgaaaaacaaatgtaaagcCCGCGGTGAGAGTTTGAGATCAAGAGGTCAAACTGATAGAAGACAGAGCAGGAAAGAcggatgaaaaaaaagaagaaaaacacaggaCAGCTGCGCGAGAGCATCAGTGACACCCCAATCTTTTTTTCAGCGTTCAACTACAGTCAAGTGTATcgttttaaatttgattttgattttatttaaaacatgtagAAGTTATTTATGTGTTCAATGTAATTAGAACTATGTGTTTATTGTAAACAACAAATAGACATTTTAAAGGTAGGCTAATTTAAGATGAAAtggaaataataatttaagtattaaatttaaaagtcaattctaaaatattttaatgaaactcTAATTTATTTCTATTAGGATCGTGGTTTTAATGCCACATTCGGATATAATGTGGCATGATTCAAAACAAGGCTAGCCTATATTTAATTTCCACGTAAAAATAGACTACTGGTGGGTCTTTAACTGTGTGATTATAAACAGTGGGCAAATGTGACAACAGGAAGGTCTTACTAAACAGCAGTAATTAGTGTCAGAGATGAGCACTTACTCTGTGGTTCTGATACGCTGTGACGGCGGTAAATCTGGTCTCCTCGAAAACAAATGTCTTGTAATTTTCCTCGGCGTATTTCTCACTGTCTTTCCTAGGATCCACGTAGACCACGTGGAATCTGGGCTGGTATCTGTGCATGGAGTTCAGTATGATCTGCAAACGCAATAAATAATTGAACATgattaaaaattgtgaaaaaaaaaaaaaaaaaaaaaaattcaggcacCAAAGCAACCAGAAGCAGCGCTCCGTTTGGGGGCCGCGCTTCACGCATAGATATAAACTTCTTATTTACCATACTTAGGTTAGCCTACCTCACATTAATgcatgaaatgtaaataaaaatattacaactgctttgttaaatattgaaaaaaactaAGAAGCAATCAATCGTAGgctataaataaacataaaaattaatgAGGACATACGCGTTTCCCCTGCTCAGTTGTGTCTTTAATGATATAATTATATGTGCAATTAACGTCCTAAATGTGTATGGTGGAGTGATAAATACTTTAATTATTTCCACTGCAATATTACTGTACAAAGTTAGTGATGTTAAATAGGTCTGCAGTCTTTAAATGTGCAGATTTGTCACATGCGTAATATTTGGAATATTTACTCGTTCTTCCACTGGTCTGTgctgttttcaaataaatatgaaacgTGACAAAAGACAAATaatgtaattgtattttataagtaGGTCTCCGTTTAAAAAGAAACGAACACTTACATGTCCGTTGTCGTCCAGTAGATTGTTGGTTAGTTTTAGTTTATCGAAGGAAACGATCTGTTTCATCCACTGCGCTCCTTTGGCAGGTGAGTCCGGGTGATAGTGCACTCTTCCTGGAGTCGCTGGATCAGCTTTCCCGGCCACCAGCCACGATGAACTGTGGAAGGCATACCTTCAGTGTAGGGAAAAGAGAATTAGTGCTCCATTTGGGACAATTGTGCTCTGTTGGAAACACTGATAATATTTACTATAAATATGAGTAactgaatataattaaaattacattatggAAAGCAACGTTTATTCGTTTTGATGCAGACATTTAGTGGTGAATATGCAAAATGTACAGCAGGCGCATATGTGCCCTTGGCACTTAGGTTTATGGCATACCTGTATCGTTTATCATCCACTGGTAGGAAATCCATCAGGAGCATGTAATCTGCCATTGGATCCATTCCAAATATTTTGACTTGAAATGTAGGAAACATTCGTCTGAAAAGGAGAATGCAGAAGTAATCCGTTGGTTATATATTCATGAGTACATTTTCTATTTATGGAATCATTTTATGTAAACCCTTCTCTAACTGgactcttttaattgtgatgcagaactatttttgtgcaaaaatgtTGCTGACAAATTGGAATGTAGCCTACAAATCATGCGTTCATTTTATATTGACTCCAAACCTTATATACAGTGTTAGGCCTGCGTTACGCGCAGGATTTATTTACTGCACATCGCAGtgttccctctctctcactctaacacacacgcacacacgcacacacacacacacacacacacacacaggcctgcGCTCAAGGATGCAATAATCGATTGTGTAGAATAAACACATAAGGACGCATGTTGTGTTGAAATGTGGGTCCACAAATACATTATTCTGAACCCGTGTAAGCCCCTCTGTATGCAACCTTCTGAAGGCACACAGCATGCTGCATA
Above is a window of Carassius carassius chromosome 4, fCarCar2.1, whole genome shotgun sequence DNA encoding:
- the tbx1 gene encoding T-box transcription factor TBX1 isoform X1; the encoded protein is MDDSNLLSPKANAFSIACLISARDQAGNTTFDKHATILDEQVVQNCSRSIKMHYSTVTREMEAISSPWLTQLSHFCDVAAFTTSSLSSLNTPGSYHLSPSPGDPYSHHESQFEQCQAAQHGYNYSGSNPAQAPAQGDSGTSNCSTSSSSSTPNKTLVKKNPKVANINVQLEMKALWDEFNQLGTEMIVTKAGRRMFPTFQVKIFGMDPMADYMLLMDFLPVDDKRYRYAFHSSSWLVAGKADPATPGRVHYHPDSPAKGAQWMKQIVSFDKLKLTNNLLDDNGHIILNSMHRYQPRFHVVYVDPRKDSEKYAEENYKTFVFEETRFTAVTAYQNHRITQLKIASNPFAKGFRDCDPEDWPRNHRPGSLQIMSAFARTRNPMSSPPQQNGTEKEDSRREYERDPSSTSLHSDPTHQLMSRVLSPALPVLGGLHTVPLTAGHRSPPHELRLDGHPQPPDTLHHHPYKYPTTYEHYLGAKTRPSPYPSPSIRGHGYHPHMNPAAANMYSATSAPTNYDYAPR
- the tbx1 gene encoding T-box transcription factor TBX1 isoform X2; the protein is MDDSNLLSPKANAFSIACLISARDQAGNTTFDKHATILDEQVVQNCSRSIKMHYSTVTREMEAFTTSSLSSLNTPGSYHLSPSPGDPYSHHESQFEQCQAAQHGYNYSGSNPAQAPAQGDSGTSNCSTSSSSSTPNKTLVKKNPKVANINVQLEMKALWDEFNQLGTEMIVTKAGRRMFPTFQVKIFGMDPMADYMLLMDFLPVDDKRYRYAFHSSSWLVAGKADPATPGRVHYHPDSPAKGAQWMKQIVSFDKLKLTNNLLDDNGHIILNSMHRYQPRFHVVYVDPRKDSEKYAEENYKTFVFEETRFTAVTAYQNHRITQLKIASNPFAKGFRDCDPEDWPRNHRPGSLQIMSAFARTRNPMSSPPQQNGTEKEDSRREYERDPSSTSLHSDPTHQLMSRVLSPALPVLGGLHTVPLTAGHRSPPHELRLDGHPQPPDTLHHHPYKYPTTYEHYLGAKTRPSPYPSPSIRGHGYHPHMNPAAANMYSATSAPTNYDYAPR